gcatcatatCCATATCCTTTGTCATCATGACCgttttcttggatcatgtttgcctccggattcttgttcttgagactctcttgatagagttcgcacaagtgtttcggagttctgcagttcttggcccaatggttgtCCATCCCGCATCTGTGACACAATGACttggacgtgtaagatggtttggatatgccacctcgtCCACGGCCATATCTCCCTCGGCCCCGaccgtaattggaaccacgaccacggttattgtggttttcTTTTCGGCCGGTTGAGTAGTTGTCTCGACCGTTATGATTGTCACGCCTACGTCCCCTGTACCCACCACGGCCATGACCGTATGGTTTCCTGTTGTCTTGGGTGTAGTAGGTCtctttgggatctttcttttcaaccTCATGGGCTTCGGGTAATGGTGCTGTCCCGGCCGGTCTAGCTCCACTATTCTTCATAAGAAGCTCATTGTTTGCTTCGGCCAAGAGtagacatgagatcagatcagtatatgtggcaaAATCTTTTGTTCTATATTGCTGTTGCAACACAGAATTCGACTGATTAAAAGTCGTATAGGTGTTTTCAAGCATCATCACATCGGACACTTCTTCACCACAAAGCCTTAGTATGGATACTATCTTGAACAAGGCTGAGTTATACTCATCCACCGACTTATAGTCCATGAATCTGAGATGCATCCAGTCGTGCcttgcctttggaagcaacatcatcttttggtgatcatatctgtgCTTTAAAGCATTCCAAAGATCCAATGGATTCTCAATCGTCATGTACTGATCCTtaagaccttcaatgagatgatggcgcataAAGCTTATGGCCTTGTATctattcttttcattctcattgttgtcctcgatgatagtatcaccgagtcccttggactttagactaatccttgtatccagcgcccactgcaagtaattgtctccggagagattaagggctgcgtagtctctgtttgctattttcgacatctgattCACATTATCATGCAAGATTTTAGATTCATAATGTGATCACGTGGCCGCAGGATAtaagcaagctcggccacaacacgTCTTATGCATTTATGATGTTCAAACAATACTATtcgaccatggtgctatcaatCATGAGCCACACGGCCCTGCAGGTTTACTAATGCAATCAACCTAAGCTCGTGTGATCTATATGCTGGCCGATCTTGTTTTAACCAATTGTGAATGCAATATCATGTTCGGATTTATGCAAAACGATTTAAACATTCTTATGATCCCTAGGGTTTTCAATCTTTAAATTCTATCAACTTatgtttaaggtttcaaggccttaagtatttgtatttaattCAAGCAATCTAATCATTCATAAACCTCAAATCAAATcagaaatcaaaacaatcaagatCAATCTTAAAATCGGACACTagtttcttttagggtttagggttttcgattcctTGATTAGGGTTTGCCATGTTTCAGATTTAATCAATCAACATACAATCATGTTCTAATTTGAATCGATTTATGTTTCTAGTTTAGGAGATTGAGGATTTTAATCTTAGggtttcttttagggtttcatcaagacattgtttccataatgatggaattagggttcttattGTTCTAGGTTCTCAGATTGTGTTTATACCTTTGTTTCGTAGGGGATTTAGAACCGGACCACCTGAGAATGGATGAAACTTCGAGCTGAGATGATCAGACGcttgctgcctcctatcgggtcaCGGATGGAGTCGATCGCGGGCTGGAGGTGTCTCGGCTGCGAGCTGTTCGGGGATCGGATCGTCTCGGGTCGGTCGCGGACTTCGGGTTCGATCGCGAGCTGGATTGCGGTCCTTCTGATCTGAAACGTGATCTGAGAAGCTTTGGGATTCAAGATGGATCTCCTGAGTTCTTGGATGAACTAAGAACAAgattaggattagggtttatgttttgGGTCGCCGGTTTAGGCTTTTAGGTTTCGATTTTGGTCTCAGGGttcagaggctatcgtgctgataacgtgttgtgaacaataGGGGAAATCGTATGTTTATTACTCAaccaaagtgttcccttatataggggttacaagaaTCAGATAAAAGGAAAGTGTACAAATCATTATCctaaaggaaaaaggaaaacctcttaaagataaacatgaagagataTATGGAAACTATCCTAAGACTAAAGTCGGCCACTCTTTCTCCATGGGCCACGGTTTGGCTATTTGGTTactagcaatccacattgttCATAACACCCAAATCTAATGTAGCTCTTTTTCACATCTTTCAAATGGTCACAGAACATTTCCCCGGAGATCAATCCCTTATCTATTATTCCCTCCGTTTCAGTTTAAAGATcgttgtagaaaaaaaaaattgtttcaaaataagtgttgttttatgatttcaatgcaaaatttattaataagattttcctgtttatttttctattggttgaaatatggttagttATATgggtaataatttttttattttgaaaatttacaaaattaaatgttttcttaatctgtgtaCATGAACCTAAAACGACAACTAAATTGAAACGGAAGAAGCAATATAAAAGAGCATTTtgaataaacaattaataagaACTTTGACTCACCACAGATTTTCTCGGTAATCTTAACGAACGGAtttaattaccaaaaaaaattacaacaatTATCACTAGTTCACATTGCATATTTTGTTAATCCAATATAACATAATCCAATAAACAGTAGACAACACTAGTGTTGGAATAATCGTAGTGTTGGAATAATCGTATCCCTTGATCCCCGTAAGccatttttgtgtgtttgcaAATACCTTTTCCAAGATTGGTAACCGTTCAGATTTTATTTCGAGACAAGAGCTCTCACATCAGTGACATCACTTGTTGCAATGAGCATGGAGAATTGTTCATCTTCAGCCGCAAGTAACAGGATAAACGTGTATTATTGGACAAACAAACAGTTAACAGTTAAAAGAAAACGATTCACTTGTCAAATCATCCCTTTCTTTTCAATCATTCATCATCCACACAATAAAAGAAACCAAGGACTAAGAGCATCGGTATCGGGGGTCCTTAGGTCCGTCCCATACGTATTAATGGGTtgaatataaatgaaaaaaaaattaaaagagagTGGGACGGGCCTTAAGTAAGGGCTGTTCGGGCTCGTCCCGTCGACGACGTGGCAGCACGGGAGTGGCCGATTCCATCTGTGTTGTTCGCGTGTTCTTCTCCTCGAGGAATccaaaatccaaaattaaaaaaaaaattcgaaagcTCGAAGGCGATTGCGATGGCGACGGCGAAGCCTTGATCTCCAAATC
This genomic stretch from Brassica napus cultivar Da-Ae chromosome C9, Da-Ae, whole genome shotgun sequence harbors:
- the LOC106413273 gene encoding uncharacterized protein LOC106413273 yields the protein MRHHLIEGLKDQYMTIENPLDLWNALKHRYDHQKMMLLPKARHDWMHLRFMDYKSVDEYNSALFKIVSILRLCGEEVSDVMMLENTYTTFNQSNSVLQQQYRTKDFATYTDLISCLLLAEANNELLMKNSGARPAGTAPLPEAHEVEKKDPKETYYTQDNRKPYGHGRGGYRGRRRDNHNGRDNYSTGRKENHNNRGRGSNYGRGRGRYGRGRGGISKPSYTSKDNKDDQMDFETSDCLKD